One window of Ziziphus jujuba cultivar Dongzao chromosome 5, ASM3175591v1 genomic DNA carries:
- the LOC107420710 gene encoding probable glycosyltransferase At3g07620 yields MNQKIGALCQVETRRLIWIPGFLFAAFIVFQYFEHPYGTALTSLFSTEKLPVLGKNSSSLQNGDSPSNSEFDGNMSIPNYSNHTGTDAIMEIANGTRTSNFVSQGIGVSNSSLGLDVGDNNDSEESSTVNLENQNKTSIPDSVKNVDNRFSLGEGGEPEQDTNRDINSTYNNSSMGEIGKEGNVVVSEHVGNSASDLAPPPSVIPPPVNSSEHTPPIGADTSIISPTVSGNSNTSLVEKDRTTTLEEDEESERLPNVLNQTKNASSLDIVPEVKKQPEVPTLAVYPISEMNKLLLQSRASYFSVIPKWSSPVDHELKYAASQIENAPVVKDDPNLYAPLYRNVSEFKRSYELMENMLKVYIYREGERPILHTPVLKGIYASEGWFMKQLEANKKFVTKRPKKAHLFYLPFSSRMLEETLYVPNSHSHKNLIEYLKNYLDLVAAKYPFWNRTGGADHFLVACHDWAPAETRNYMAKCIRALCNSDIKEGFVFGKDISLPETYIRLAQNPVRDVGGKPPSKRSTLAFFAGSMHGYLRPILLQHWENKDPDIKVFGRLPKSKNNRNYVQYMKRSKYCICAKGYEVNSPRVVEAIFYECVPVIISDNFVPPFFDILNWESFAVFVMEKDIPNLKNILLSIPEKRYRSMQLRVKRVQQHFLWHSRPVKYDIFHMILHSAWYHRIHRISPI; encoded by the exons atgaatcaaaaaattGGAGCTCTATGCCAGGTGGAAACAAGGAGATTGATATGGATTCCAGGATTTTTGTTTGCTGCTTTTATAGTTTTCCAGTACTTCGAACATCCATATGGTACTGCTCTAACCTCCTTGTTTTCAACTGAAAAGCTTCCGGTATTGGGAAAAAATAGTAGTAGTCTGCAAAATGGAGATTCACCATCTAATTCTGAGTTTGATGGTAATATGTCAATTCCCAATTATTCAAATCACACTGGTACAGATGCAATTATGGAGATAGCTAATGGTACTAGGACGTCTAATTTTGTTTCGCAAGGAATAGGCGTTTCGAACAGTTCTTTAGGATTAGATGTGGGTGATAATAACGATTCTGAGGAGTCCTCAACTGTGAATTTGGAAAATCAGAACAAAACTTCAATACCCGATTCTGTCAAAAATGTAGATAATAGATTTTCACTAGGAGAGGGCGGTGAACCCGAACAGGACACTAATAGAGATATCAATAGCACATATAATAATTCTTCAATGGGTGAAATTGGGAAGGAAGGTAATGTGGTGGTTTCTGAACATGTTGGAAACTCAGCTTCTGATTTAGCGCCTCCTCCATCTGTGATACCACCCCCTGTCAATTCATCAGAACACACTCCACCAATAGGTGCGGATACGAGTATAATATCTCCCACTGTCTCTGGCAATTCCAACACATCTTTGGTGGAAAAAGACAGAACAACCACtttggaagaagatgaagagtcCGAGCGGTTGCCTAATGTCCTCAACCAAACAAAAAATGCTTCATCCCTGGACATAGTCCCTGAGGTGAAAAAACAGCCTGAGGTTCCTACCTTGGCAGTGTATCCAATATCTGAGATGAATAAATTGTTGCTTCAGAGCCGGGCTTCCTACTTTTCGGTG ATACCAAAGTGGTCTTCACCAGTAGACCACGAACTCAAATATGCAGCATCACAGATTGAGAATGCACCTGTTGTAAAAGATGATCCGAATCTTTATGCTCCTCTTTATCGAAATGTTTCCGAGTTCAAAAG GAGCTATGAGTTGATGGAAAATATGCTTAAAGTTTACATTTACAGGGAAGGAGAGAGACCTATATTACACACACCAGTACTCAAGGGAATATATGCTTCTGAGGGATGGTTTATGAAGCAGCTTGAAGCTAACAAAAAATTTGTTACTAAAAGACCTAAGAAAGCCCACTTGTTTTACTTGCCCTTTAGCTCTCGAATGTTAGAAGAAACCTTATATGTCCCGAATTCACACAGTCATAAGAATCTCATAGAATATTTGAAGAACTACTTGGACTTGGTTGCTGCAAAATATCCTTTCTGGAACAGGACTGGAGGAGCAGATCATTTTCTTGTTGCTTGCCATGACTGG GCCCCTGCAGAGACAAGAAATTATATGGCCAAGTGCATTCGAGCTCTTTGCAATTCTGACATCAAAGAAGGTTTTGTTTTTGGCAAGGATATTTCTCTTCCTGAAACTTATATTCGCTTGGCTCAGAATCCTGTCAGAGATGTTGGAGGCAAACCTCCTTCTAAGAGATCAACACTCGCATTCTTTGCGGGGAGCATGCATGGTTATCTTAGGCCTATTCTATTACAGCACTGGGAAAACAAAGATCCTGACATTAAAGTCTTTGGTAGATTACCTAAGAGCAAGAACAATAGGAACTATGTTCAATACATGAAGAGAAGCAAATACTGTATATGTGCAAAAGGCTACGAAGTGAACAGCCCTCGAGTAGTGGAGGCCATTTTCTATGAATGTGTTCCGGTCATCATATCTGACAATTTCGTGCCTCCGTTTTTTGATATTCTGAATTGGGAAtcttttgcagtatttgtaaTGGAAAAAGATATTCCAAATCTGAAGAATATACTTCTTTCAATCCCGGAGAAGAGATATAGGTCGATGCAGTTGAGGGTGAAAAGAGTACAACAGCATTTTCTGTGGCATTCTAGGCCTGTGAAGTATGATATTTTTCACATGATACTCCACTCTGCTTGGTACCATAGAATTCATCGAATAAGTCCCATATAG
- the LOC107420707 gene encoding uncharacterized protein LOC107420707, whose amino-acid sequence MATETKTTVVKVRPSNQDGPSKGKVVPSLNKKKIESSTSKHIVDSKQKSVVIKSEVKSKTTPGSSSRAKSTATTSTKVREKKVYTLPGQKYDPPEEREPLRIFYESLSKQIPTSEMAEFWMMEHGLLSPERAKKAYEKKQRRQKELRMGTPTKSSKPSSKPESSKLQQASRNGDIKAKRRIMDDSDDDDFVLSSKRRKD is encoded by the exons atggcCACAGAGACAAAAACCACAGTTGTGAAGGTCAGGCCAAGTAATCAGGATGGTCCTTCAAAGGGAAAGGTTGTTCCTTCTTTGAATAAGAAGAAGATTGAGAGCTCAACTAGCAAGCATATTGTCGATTCCAAGCAGAAATCAGTTGTCATAAAATCCGAG GTGAAATCAAAAACAACTCCGGGCAGTTCTTCGAGAGCAAAATCAACCGCTACTACCTCTACTAAAGTGAGGGAGAAGAAAGTTTACACTTTGCCTGGTCAGAAATATGATCCTCCTGAAGAG AGAGAACCCCTGAGGATCTTCTACGAATCATTATCAAAACAGATACCTACCAGTGAAATGGCAGAGTTCTG GATGATGGAACACGGTTTGTTATCCCCTGAAAGAGCGAAAAAGGCATATGAGAAAAAGCAGAGAAGGCAGAAAGAACTTAGGATGGGAACTCCTACTAAATCTTCAAAACCCTCTTCTAAACCTGAGAGTTCCAAGCTGCAGCAGGCATCAAGAAATGGTGATATAAAAGCAAAGAGGAGAATTATGGATGATAGCGACGATGATGACTTCGTTTTAAGTTCAAAGAGAAGGAAAGATTAA
- the LOC107420717 gene encoding probable glycosyltransferase At3g07620, whose product MDQGTHQFLCQAQTRRLVLLLGITVAIVLLVQYVELPYPTVLSSLFLTRGSSSTSETNGNKEISKGLNSTYVDIGQASSDTETDEGNNLSGSPRDPKVNSDSASSKGKNDFPLVIKDSSHVDLDKSSMSKNENISANGPAIVKARESEYDISLKNDTEDTNSSSSSIQPEDLAPTDSDSSARYLKPEDMASNETISSSSSIQPEEVVLPEESNGNLQALSPSSLPNKTIPTYKVTESRSPVISADTANRTSENKYTAGKRKRGERAASLKSSRSKSKKKSSTNVSKDKNSKKPKSVVPISEMNKLLLQSLAGSNKMVANWLAPVDQEVLFAKSQIENAPITKNDEILHSPIFRNLSMFKRSYELMENMLKVYIYQEGEKPIFHEPILEGIYASEGWFMKLLEANKNFITKDPTKAHLFYFPYSSQMLKIQIYVPNSHKRANVIKYMKDYVDMIAAKYSFWNRTNGADHFLAACHDWAPAETRGRMLSCIRALCNADLEAGFKIGKDVSLPETYVHSKKNPIKYLGGNPPSQRHILAFFAGRMHGYVRPILLEYWENKDSDMKIFGQLTGVNNRTDYFHYMKSSKYCICARGYEVNSLRVVEAIFYDCVPVIISDNYVPAFFEILNWESFAVFVLEEDIPNLKNILLSISEERYMEMYMGVKKVQQHFLWHDQPVKYDLFHMILHNVWYNRVFRTRPT is encoded by the exons ATGGATCAAGGAACCCATCAGTTTCTATGTCAGGCGCAAACCAGGAGACTAGTATTGTTGTTAGGGATAACAGTTGCTATAGTTTTACTGGTTCAGTATGTTGAACTTCCATATCCTACAGTTCTATCATCTCTATTTTTAACTAGaggatcatcatctacatcagAAACTAATGGTAACAAGGAAATATCAAAAGGTTTGAATTCAACGTATGTAGATATTGGACAAGCAAGTAGTGACACAGAAACTGATGAAGGAAATAATTTGAGTGGAAGTCCCAGAGACCCTAAGGTTAATAGCGACTCTGCAAGTAGCAAAGGCAAGAATGATTTTCCATTGGTAATTAAAGATTCTTCACATGTAGACTTAGATAAAAGTTCCATGTCAAAAAATGAGAATATTTCAGCAAATGGTCCAGCAATAGTGAAGGCTAGAGAATCTGAATATGACATTTCCTTAAAGAATGATACTGAGGACACAAATTCTTCATCGAGCAGCATACAGCCTGAAGATTTGGCACCGACAGATTCAGATTCTTCAGCAAGGTATTTAAAGCCAGAAGATATGGCATCCAACGAGACAATTTCTTCGTCAAGCAGCATACAGCCAGAAGAGGTAGTTTTGCCGGAAGAATCAAATGGAAACTTACAAGCGTTGTCACCAAGCTCATTGCCCAACAAAACAATTCCAACATACAAAGTTACAGAATCTAGAAGTCCTGTAATATCAGCAGACACTGCTAACAGAACTTCAGAGAACAAGTATACAGCAGGCAAGAGAAAAAGGGGTGAAAGAGCTGCTTCGTTGAAATCTAGTCGTTCAAAATCCAAGAAGAAATCTTCTACTAATGTTTCAAAGGATAAAAACTCAAAGAAGCCAAAATCTGTAGTACCAATATCTGAGATGAACAAATTGTTGTTGCAGAGTCTCGCTGGATCCAATAAAATG GTAGCAAATTGGTTAGCACCAGTTGACCAGGAAGTATTATTTGCAAAATCACAGATTGAGAATGCACCTATCACAAAGAATGATGAAATTCTACATTCGCCTATATTTAGGAATCTTTCCATGTTTAAAAG GAGTTATGAATTAATGGAAAACATGCTCAAAGTCTACATATACCAGGAAGGAGAAAAACCTATATTCCATGAGCCGATACTGGAAGGAATATATGCATCTGAAGGATGGTTCATGAAACTGTTGGaagcaaacaaaaatttcatcacgAAAGACCCCACAAAGGCTCACTTATTTTACTTTCCTTACAGTTCGCAAAtgctaaaaattcaaatttatgtgCCAAATTCGCACAAGCGTGCTAACGTGATTAAGTACATGAAAGACTATGTAGATATGATAGCTGCCAAATATTCTTTCTGGAACAGAACTAATGGGGCAGATCATTTTCTTGCTGCCTGCCATGATTGG GCACCGGCTGAGACAAGAGGACGCATGCTCAGTTGCATCAGAGCCCTCTGCAATGCTGACCTTGAAGCAGGCTTCAAGATAGGCAAGGATGTGTCTCTTCCAGAAACCTACGTACACTCAAAAAAGAATCCTATCAAATATCTTGGTGGCAACCCTCCCTCTCAAAGGCATATCCTGGCTTTCTTTGCGGGAAGAATGCATGGTTATGTCCGGCCGATTCTGTTGGAGTACTGGGAGAACAAAGACTCGGACATGAAAATCTTTGGCCAGCTGACTGGTGTCAACAACAGGACAGACTATTTCCACTATATGAAGAGCAGCAAGTACTGCATCTGCGCGAGAGGTTACGAAGTCAATAGCCTCAGAGTGGTGGAAGCTATATTCTATGATTGTGTTCCAGTTATTATATCTGACAACTATGTACCGGCcttttttgagattttaaacTGGGAATCCTttgctgtttttgttttggAGGAAGATATTCCAAATTTGAAGAACATACTCCTTTCTATCTCAGAGGAGAGATACATGGAAATGTATATGGGGGTGAAAAAGGTACAGCAGCATTTTCTTTGGCATGATCAGCCTGTGAAGTATGATTTGTTTCATATGATTCTCCATAACGTCTGGTACAATAGAGTTTTCCGAACAAGACCAACATAA